DNA from Gemmatimonadetes bacterium SCN 70-22:
GATGACCGTCGTGGGCGCGGTCTTCTGCCAGCTCCTCGCCGGGCTCCTGGCCCGCGCCTGACGAGCCGGCGCATCGGCCGGCTCGCGCGGCGGCGCGGGGCGCTGCGTCGCGCCCGCAGGCGCGCGCGGCTACGGCGTGGGCGGGCGCAGGTACTTCTCGTACCAGCCCAGGTAACGCTGGTAGCGGTCGAGCACGAACGAGGGGCGCGTGATCCCGTGGAACTGGCCGGGATAGACGATGAGCTGGGCGTCCACGCCTAACGACTTGAGCGCCTGGTACATCTGCTCGCTCCCTGCGATCGGGACGTTGAAGTCCTTCTCGCCGCCAAGGAACAGCGTGGGCGTGCGGATGCGGTCGGCGTGGTAGAACGGATAGGAGACCTTCTCCCATGCCTTCGGGTTCTTCCACGGCGCCCCGAGCTCGGCCTCGTACTGGAACGTGTACTGGTCGCTCCCGTACATCGACGTCTGCAGCGAGCTCCCCGCCCCGCTCGTCGCGGCGCGGAAACGGGGCGTGGTCGCGATGGTGTAGTTGGTCAGGATGCCCCCGTAGCTCCATCCGCCGATGGCCAGGCGATCGGGGTCGGCGATTCCCGCCGCAATGACGTGATCCACGCCGGCGAGGAGGTCCTGCACCTCCTTGTTCCCCCAGTCGGCGAAGATCGCCTTCTTCCAGGCCTGCCCGCGCCCGGAGCTGCCGCGATAGTTCACCGCCAGGACCACGTAGCCTCGGGCGGCGAAGAGTTCACGCTCGAGGGAGAAGGCGTGCTGGTCCTGCCCGTTCGGCCCGCCGTGAATGCGCAGGACGAGCGGGTACCTCCTTCCAGGGGTGTAATCGGCCGGCTTCACCAGGAGGGCCCCCACCGTGAGCCCGTCCTTGTTCCTGAACGAGAGGTCCTCCGTCGTCCCCAGCCGCAGGTCACGCACCAGCGAGTCGTTGGCGTGCGTCAAGGCGCGCAACGCCCCCGCTTCCACCGCGAAGGCCTCGTAGGGCTGCGTCGCCGAGGCGACGCGGGCCACCATGCGTCCGTCGTCGCTCATGTCGAAGGCGCTCACTACCCGGCGTCCCTCCACGACTCGCGTCACCGCCCCGCTACCCACCGCGATGCGCGCCAGGTGCTGTGCCCGGTCGTCGGTGACCAGGGCCCAGATCGACTGGCCATCGTGCGCCCACATCGGGCGCGACACGTCGCGATCGAGCGCGGGCGCGAGCAGCCGTGGTGTCCCTCCGGTGCTCGGGATGACGGCGAGTGCGTCCTGGTTGTAGGCGTAGAGTCGCGGCTCGCTCCCCTGCAGGTAGGCGATCTGCGTCCCGTCGGGGCTCCACTCGGGGGTGTCGTCGGGTCCGGGCCAGCTCGTCAGGCGCACGGGCGTGGCGCCGGCACGCGCCTCGACCACGAAGATGTCACTGTTGTTCTCCCGGTCGGCGTCGCTCCCGCGTCGCGACACGAAGGCGAGGCGCGTCCCGTCCGGCGACCAGCGCGGCGAGGCGTCGTCGAAGTCGCCGCTGGTCACCTGCTCGACCTTGCGGCTGGCGACGTCGACCACGTACAGGTGGCTCCGCCGTCGCTCGAGGTACCCCTCCCGGTCCTCCTTGAAGTGGTACCGGTCGATGACGATCGGCTTGGGTGACCTCGCGGCCGCGCTGTCCCTCTTCTCGTCCTCGGGCACCGGGTCACGCGACACCACCACGAGGCGCGTGCCGTCGGGTGACCAGGCATACTCGGAAACCCCGTCCTTGAAGTCCGTCAGCCGCACCCCTTCCCCCCCGGCACGGTCGAGCAGCCAGACCTGCCCCCCCTTGCCCTCGTAGCGTCCCGAGACGAAGGCCAGGTAACGGTTGTCGGGCGACCACCGCGGCGCCCCCTCTCCCTCGGGCGAGTTCGTCAGGCGCACCGTGCGCGTCCCGTCCCAGCTCACCATCCAGACGTCGCTGTCCGACTTGTCCTTGACGGAATCGGTCGTCGTCAGGGTATAGGCAACCCAGGCGCCGTCCGGCGAGATGCGTGCCTCGCCCACGTCGCGGAAGCGGAAGATGTCCCCGGGCTGGATCGCGCGCCCTTGTGCAGCGAGGGCGAGCGGAAAGGCCATCGCGGGCGCGATCGCGATGGCGAGGAGGAAGCGGGCGGGAAGGCGCATGCGTGAGCGGGCGGGTGTCGGCGAGGCGTCCTGGGCATGGGCACCGGAAACGCGGCGCCCCGGCAGACGTTAGCCTCCAGCCGAGCGTCGTGCAAAGCGCGCCACCCGGGGCGCGGAACCCACGGGGCGACCGGCTACGCCGCCTCCGCCAGCGTCACCCGGTTCCGCCCCGCCTGCTTCGACCGATAGAGCGCGCGGTCGGCCTGCTCGATGAGCTCCCCCAGCGTCACCTCGCTCGACTCGGCGGTCGCTGCCCCCACGCTGACGGTGATGGGACGGTCCTCCCACGGCGCGCTCGCAATCAGGAGGCGCAGGCGCTCGCCCATGTCCTGCGCCCCGCCGACCCCGGTGTTCGGGAGGATGACCGCGAATTCCTCGCCGCCAAAGCGCACGGCGACGTCGGAATCGCGAATCGCGCGCGAGAAGAGGCGCGCCACCGTCCGGAGGACCTCGTCACCGCGGGGGTGTCCGAAGGAATCGTTGAACGCCTTGAAGTGGTC
Protein-coding regions in this window:
- a CDS encoding peptidase S9, whose product is MAFPLALAAQGRAIQPGDIFRFRDVGEARISPDGAWVAYTLTTTDSVKDKSDSDVWMVSWDGTRTVRLTNSPEGEGAPRWSPDNRYLAFVSGRYEGKGGQVWLLDRAGGEGVRLTDFKDGVSEYAWSPDGTRLVVVSRDPVPEDEKRDSAAARSPKPIVIDRYHFKEDREGYLERRRSHLYVVDVASRKVEQVTSGDFDDASPRWSPDGTRLAFVSRRGSDADRENNSDIFVVEARAGATPVRLTSWPGPDDTPEWSPDGTQIAYLQGSEPRLYAYNQDALAVIPSTGGTPRLLAPALDRDVSRPMWAHDGQSIWALVTDDRAQHLARIAVGSGAVTRVVEGRRVVSAFDMSDDGRMVARVASATQPYEAFAVEAGALRALTHANDSLVRDLRLGTTEDLSFRNKDGLTVGALLVKPADYTPGRRYPLVLRIHGGPNGQDQHAFSLERELFAARGYVVLAVNYRGSSGRGQAWKKAIFADWGNKEVQDLLAGVDHVIAAGIADPDRLAIGGWSYGGILTNYTIATTPRFRAATSGAGSSLQTSMYGSDQYTFQYEAELGAPWKNPKAWEKVSYPFYHADRIRTPTLFLGGEKDFNVPIAGSEQMYQALKSLGVDAQLIVYPGQFHGITRPSFVLDRYQRYLGWYEKYLRPPTP